One segment of Triticum aestivum cultivar Chinese Spring chromosome 2A, IWGSC CS RefSeq v2.1, whole genome shotgun sequence DNA contains the following:
- the LOC123190807 gene encoding 36.4 kDa proline-rich protein, whose product MESTKISALLVLAMLALSSPTVVLACSPASGCGSGTPSSGTPSAGGVSIPPVGGIVGTVTPIIGGAVPTVGGVVGKVTPVIGGVVGGAVPTVGGVVGKVTPVVGGAVPTVGGVVGKVTPAVGGAVAPVVGTVGGVVGKVPVVSGAVPAAGGVVSPVVGTVGGVVGGVPVVGGVVTPVIGVVAPIIGGSPSPKTRHGGRKACPPSPPTPTPSPPTPAPTPPTPTPSPTPSSDTCPIDTLKLGVCLDLLGNELHIGDASVKCCPLVEGIAGLTAAACLCTAIKAKVLNLALYVPLALQLLVNDCGCAVPPGYTCA is encoded by the coding sequence ATGGAGTCCACGAAGATCTCCGCGCTGCTGGTGCTCGCCATGCTGGCGCTCTCCTCGCCCACCGTCGTGCTCGCGTGCTCCCCCGCCTCCGGGTGCGGCAGCGGCACCCCGTCGAGCGGCACGCCCTCGGCCGGCGGCGTCAGCATACCCCCGGTCGGCGGTATCGTTGGCACCGTCACTCCGATCATCGGCGGCGCCGTCCCCACCGTCGGCGGTGTCGTCGGCAAAGTCACCCCGGTCATCGGCGGTGTCGTCGGCGGCGCCGTCCCCACCGTGGGCGGTGTCGTCGGCAAAGTCACCCCAGTCGTCGGCGGCGCCGTCCCCACCGTGGGCGGTGTCGTCGGCAAAGTCACCCCAGCCGTCGGCGGCGCGGTTGCTCCTGTTGTCGGCACCGTAGGCGGCGTCGTCGGCAAAGTCCCCGTCGTCAGCGGCGCCGTCCCTGCCGCCGGTGGCGTGGTCTCTCCTGTCGTCGGCACCGTAGGCGGCGTGGTTGGCGGCGTCCCCGTCGTCGGGGGAGTTGTCACTCCCGTCATCGGCGTCGTGGCTCCCATCATCGGGGGCTCCCCGTCCCCCAAGACCCGCCACGGCGGACGCAAGGCGTGCCCTccctcgcccccgacccccaccccgtctcccccgaccccggcgccgacTCCGCCGACGCCCACGCCTAGCCCCACGCCCTCCTCCGACACGTGCCCGATCGACACGCTGAAGCTGGGCGTGTGCCTGGACCTGCTCGGCAACGAGCTGCACATCGGCGACGCCAGCGTCAAGTGCTGCCCGCTCGTGGAGGGCATCGCCGGGCTCACCGCCGCGGCGTGCCTCTGCACGGCCATCAAGGCCAAGGTGCTCAACCTCGCCCTCTACGTGCCGCTCGCCCTCCAGCTGCTCGTCAACGACTGCGGCTGCGCCGTGCCCCCGGGCTACACCTGCGCCTGA
- the LOC123186376 gene encoding putative lipid-binding protein AIR1: MARLGITASVLALLLAAATFSSAAGLPTAGGAPRRVLWSKGVPADPFCPWEAVKFGACAAVLGLADAQAGAQLGSECCQLVGGLAATEAAACLCVAAKEGVLGLVSAEWSVGVELLASACKTEIPDGFKCV; this comes from the coding sequence ATGGCCCGCCTCGGCATCACCGCGTCAGTCCTCGCACTCCTCCTCGCAGCGGCGACGTTCTCCTCAGCCGCCGGTTTACCCACGGCCGGCGGCGCGCCACGTAGGGTGCTGTGGAGCAAGGGCGTCCCGGCCGACCCGTTCTGCCCGTGGGAGGCCGTCAAGTTCGGCGCGTGCGCGGCGGTGCTCGGCCTCGCGGACGCGCAGGCCGGCGCGCAGCTCGGGAGCGAGTGCTGCCAGCTCGTGGGCGGTCTCGCCGCGACGGAGGCCGCCGCGTGCCTCTGCGTCGCCGCCAAGGAGGGCGTGCTCGGCCTCGTCTCCGCCGAGTGGTCCGTCGGCGTCGAGCTCCTCGCCAGCGCCTGCAAGACGGAGATCCCCGACGGCTTCAAGTGCGTGTGA